From the Macaca nemestrina isolate mMacNem1 chromosome 7, mMacNem.hap1, whole genome shotgun sequence genome, one window contains:
- the LOC105464713 gene encoding signal peptidase complex catalytic subunit SEC11A isoform X1, with translation MLSLDFLDDVRRMNKRQLYYQVLNFGMIVSSALMIWKGLMVITGSESPIVVVLSGSMEPAFHRGDLLFLTNRVEDPIRVGEIVVFRIEGREIPIVHRVLKIHEKQNGHIKFLTKGDNNAVDDRGLYKQGQHWLEKKDVVGRARGFVPYIGIVTILMNDYPKFKYAVLFLLGLFVLVHRE, from the exons CTCTATTATCAAGTCCTAAATTTCGGAATGATTGTCTCATCAGCACTAATGATCTGGAAGGGGTTAATGGTAATAACTGGAAGTGAAAGTCCAATTGTAGTGGTGCTCag TGGCAGCATGGAACCTGCATTTCATAGAGGAGATCTTCTATTTCTAACAAATCGAGTTGAAGATCCCATACGAGTGGGAGAAATTGTTGTTTTTAGGATAGAAGGAAGAGAGATTCCTATAGTTCACCGAGTCTTGAAGATTCATGAAAA GCAAAATGGGCATATCAAGTTTTTGACCAAAGGAGATAATAATGCGGTTGATGACCGAGGCCTCTATAAACAAGGACAACATTGGCTAGAGAAAAAAGATGTTGTGGGGAGAGCCAGGGG atttgTTCCTTATATTGGAATTGTGACAATCCTCATGAATGACTATCCTAAATTTAAG TATGCAGTGCTCTTTTTGCTGGGTTTATTCGTGCTGGTTCATCGTGAGTAA
- the LOC105464713 gene encoding signal peptidase complex catalytic subunit SEC11A isoform X3 encodes MIVSSALMIWKGLMVITGSESPIVVVLSGSMEPAFHRGDLLFLTNRVEDPIRVGEIVVFRIEGREIPIVHRVLKIHEKQNGHIKFLTKGDNNAVDDRGLYKQGQHWLEKKDVVGRARGFVPYIGIVTILMNDYPKFKYAVLFLLGLFVLVHRE; translated from the exons ATGATTGTCTCATCAGCACTAATGATCTGGAAGGGGTTAATGGTAATAACTGGAAGTGAAAGTCCAATTGTAGTGGTGCTCag TGGCAGCATGGAACCTGCATTTCATAGAGGAGATCTTCTATTTCTAACAAATCGAGTTGAAGATCCCATACGAGTGGGAGAAATTGTTGTTTTTAGGATAGAAGGAAGAGAGATTCCTATAGTTCACCGAGTCTTGAAGATTCATGAAAA GCAAAATGGGCATATCAAGTTTTTGACCAAAGGAGATAATAATGCGGTTGATGACCGAGGCCTCTATAAACAAGGACAACATTGGCTAGAGAAAAAAGATGTTGTGGGGAGAGCCAGGGG atttgTTCCTTATATTGGAATTGTGACAATCCTCATGAATGACTATCCTAAATTTAAG TATGCAGTGCTCTTTTTGCTGGGTTTATTCGTGCTGGTTCATCGTGAGTAA
- the LOC105464713 gene encoding signal peptidase complex catalytic subunit SEC11A isoform X2, with protein sequence MLSLDFLDDVRRMNKRQLYYQVLNFGMIVSSALMIWKGLMVITGSESPIVVVLSGSMEPAFHRGDLLFLTNRVEDPIRVGEIVVFRIEGREIPIVHRVLKIHEKQNGHIKFLTKGDNNAVDDRGLYKQGQHWLEKKDVVGRARGFYQENSSVEDRNYLFLILEL encoded by the exons CTCTATTATCAAGTCCTAAATTTCGGAATGATTGTCTCATCAGCACTAATGATCTGGAAGGGGTTAATGGTAATAACTGGAAGTGAAAGTCCAATTGTAGTGGTGCTCag TGGCAGCATGGAACCTGCATTTCATAGAGGAGATCTTCTATTTCTAACAAATCGAGTTGAAGATCCCATACGAGTGGGAGAAATTGTTGTTTTTAGGATAGAAGGAAGAGAGATTCCTATAGTTCACCGAGTCTTGAAGATTCATGAAAA GCAAAATGGGCATATCAAGTTTTTGACCAAAGGAGATAATAATGCGGTTGATGACCGAGGCCTCTATAAACAAGGACAACATTGGCTAGAGAAAAAAGATGTTGTGGGGAGAGCCAGGGG ATTTTATCAGGAGAACAGTTCAGTGGAGGACAGGAATT atttgTTCCTTATATTGGAATTGTGA